The Acidobacteriota bacterium nucleotide sequence AAGCGCGCGCGGCCTCGTCGCTCAACCATCCGAACATCTGCGCCATCTACGACATCGGCAGCCACAACGGCCTGCCGTTCCTCGTGATGGAGCTGCTCTCGGGCACGACGCTGCGCCGGCGGGTCGCCACCGGACCGCTTCCGCTCGATCTGCTGCTCGATCTCGGCGCGCAAGCGGCCGACGCGTTGAGCGTGGCGCACGCGGCCGGCATCATCCACCGCGACATCAAGTCCGCGAACATCTTCGTCACCGAGCGGGGACAAATCAAGATCCTCGACTTCGGGCTCGCGAAGCTGGCGCGGACGCACACCACGGACCAGTTCGCCGCCACGACGCTCGTGCCGCCCGAGCCGCAAGCGACCGAGACCGGCCAGACGATCGGCACGCTCACGTGCATGTCGCCTGAGCAGGCCCGCGGCGACGACCTCGATCACCGTACCGATCTCTTCTCCTTCGGCGTGGTGCTGTACGAGATGGCCACGGGCCGCGAACCCTTCTCGGGCAAGACGCCCGCGCTGATCTTCGACGCGATCCTGCGGCAGCACCCGACGCGTCCGACCGATGTCAACCCGACGCTGCCGGCCGAGCTCGACCACATCATCTACAAGGCGCTGGAGAAGGATCGCGAGCTGCGCTACCAGACGGCGGCCGAGCTCCGCGCGGATCTCCGCCGCCTGAAGCGCGAGTCCGACGGCGCCCGTGCCTCGATCGGCCGGCCGGCGAGCGGGCCGTCGGCGACGGCCGGCGTCAGCCCGGCGGTGCCGACGCCGGCCGAGAACTTCGACGAGACGCATCTGGCGATGCCGGGCACGCCGGCCGCTGCGCCCGCGGCACGCGGCATCGCGTCCGGCGCGCCGCTACCCGCGCCGCCGGCATCCGGCCGGGCTGGCACCGGCCTCGACGCGCGTACGCCAGGCACGGGCGGCTGGCACGAACCGAGCGGCGCCGGCACCGCGACGCCGCCGGCCGCCGCGCGCCGATGGCTGCTCGGCGCCGTCTCGGCCGTCGTCGTGTTGACCGTCGCCGGCGTCCTCTACCTCGGCCGCGGCGTGACGGCCGCCGACTCGGTGGCGGTCCTGCCCTTCTCGGCGACCGGCGGCACGGCCGGCGACACCGAGTACCTGACGGACGGCATCACCGAAACGCTGATCAACGGCCTCGCGCAACTGCCCGATCTGCGCGTGAGCGCCCGCAGCGTCGTGTTCCGCTACAAGGGCAAGAACGTGGACGCCCAGCAGGTCGGCCGGGAGCTGAACGTCAACACCGTGGTGACCGGACACGTCACGGTGCGCGGCGATCGGCTGATCATCCAGTCGGAGCTCGTGAACGTCGCCGACGGCACGCAGCTCTGGGGCCAGCTCTACAACCGGCCGCAAGCCGATCTGCTCGCCGTGCAGGACGAGATCGCGCAGGAGATTCTCGACAAGGTGCAGCCGCGGCTGTCGGGCGAAGACCGCCGGCGCGTGACGAAGCGCTACACCGACAACGCCGACGCGTATCAGGCGTACCTGCAGGGGCGCTTCTTCTGGAACAAGGGCACGATCGACGGCTACAAGCAGTCGATCAACTACTACCAGCAGGCGATCGGCCGCGATCCGAAGTACGCGCT carries:
- a CDS encoding protein kinase, which translates into the protein MIGEVVTHYRIVDRIGEGGMGVVYRAEDTRLGRQVAVKFLSEKLLADPLAIERFQREARAASSLNHPNICAIYDIGSHNGLPFLVMELLSGTTLRRRVATGPLPLDLLLDLGAQAADALSVAHAAGIIHRDIKSANIFVTERGQIKILDFGLAKLARTHTTDQFAATTLVPPEPQATETGQTIGTLTCMSPEQARGDDLDHRTDLFSFGVVLYEMATGREPFSGKTPALIFDAILRQHPTRPTDVNPTLPAELDHIIYKALEKDRELRYQTAAELRADLRRLKRESDGARASIGRPASGPSATAGVSPAVPTPAENFDETHLAMPGTPAAAPAARGIASGAPLPAPPASGRAGTGLDARTPGTGGWHEPSGAGTATPPAAARRWLLGAVSAVVVLTVAGVLYLGRGVTAADSVAVLPFSATGGTAGDTEYLTDGITETLINGLAQLPDLRVSARSVVFRYKGKNVDAQQVGRELNVNTVVTGHVTVRGDRLIIQSELVNVADGTQLWGQLYNRPQADLLAVQDEIAQEILDKVQPRLSGEDRRRVTKRYTDNADAYQAYLQGRFFWNKGTIDGYKQSINYYQQAIGRDPKYALAYTGLADSYLLLGSYWVEMLPEAKSAALQALALDASLAEAHVALGHIRLLLDWDWIAADAAFTQGLALNGNSALAHSQYAKYLMTVGRTADAVAEGRRALALDPMSPLVNSDLGWYLLFAGDTAEAIAQLRKTLDLDANSLAAHRSLGLAYSEGGQHGEAIAELKQALTLSENSPVVLGYLGLAYARAHDRAQAEGVLRDLGALAARTYVPSSAVALVHTGLGDSTRALDALEKAYEEHDFGITQIRTAPWYGALRNDPRFTALLARLGLSQ